The Acidobacteriota bacterium genome includes the window CACGGCATCCACGCGGAGCCCACGACCCTGGGCCTGAAGTTCGCGCTCTGGTACGCGGAGATGGGCAGGAACCGCAGGCGGCTCAAAGCCGCCCGGGAGACCATCGCGGTGGGAAAGCTCTCCGGGGCCGTGGGCACCTTCGCCCACCTTTCGCCCGCCGTGGAGGAGCTCGTGTGCCGGAAGCTCCAGCTGAAGCCGGACCCGATCTCCACCCAGGTCATCCAGCGAGACCGCCACGCCGAGGTCCTGTCGGCTCTCGCCCTGTGCGGGGCCACCCTGGAGAAGATCGCCACCGAGGTCCGCCATCTCCAGAGAACCGAGGTGCGGGAGGTGGAGGAGCCCTTCTCGGAGGGGCAGAAGGGCTCATCGGCCATGCCCCACAAGCGCAATCCGGTGGGATGCGAGAATGTCACGGGACTGGCGAGGCTCCTTCGGGCCTATCTCGTTCCCGCCTTCGAGGACGTGGCCCTCTGGCACGAGCGGGACATCTCCCACTCGTCCGCTGAGCGGGTGATCCTCCCCGACGCGACGACCCTGCTGGACTACATGCTCCACAGGATGGGGCAAATCCTGGTGGGTCTCCACACCTACCCCGAGGCCATGGAGGCCAACCTCAACAAGACCCGCGGCCTCCTGTACAGCCAGAAGGTGCTGCTGGCCCTCACGCGGGCCGGACTCAGCCGCGAGGACGCCTATGCCCGGGTCCAGGACTGCGCCATGAGAACCTGGAAGGGTGAAGGGGACTTCCTGGATCTCCTTGTGGCGGAACCCGAAGTGGCCGCCCGCATTTCCAGGGAGGAACTTTCCAAGGCCTTCGACCCCCGTCCCTTCCTGGCCCACGTGGACGAGATTTTCGAACGGGTCTTCGAGTAGGGGACCGGGTCGGGACCCGTCGCCCGTCGCGGGGCGGCCGGGTGCCCTGGCGCAGGCGAATCCCTCCCCCCAGTCGCGGACGGAACGACCCCGTGCGCGTCGGCCCGCCTGCCTGATCCGGGCCCAGCTATTGCCCGGCCGCTTCGAGGATCTCCCCGAGGAGCGTACCGAACTCGTCCGGTCGGTCGTGGAAGGGGCAGTGGCCGCAATCCTCCATGATCACCAGGCGCGCCCCGGCGGACCGGAGCAGGGCGATGGCGCGCGGACTGGCTCCCTTGGGAGAGGCGGCGAGGAAGCAGGCCGGGAGGGGGAGCGCCGCCATCCTCCGGGCCAGGTCGTTCCTCCTCGAGAGTTCCACGATCTCCCGGGCGTGGAGGTAAAAGGCGCGGGGGTCGCACAGTCTGAGCCCCCTCGCGAACACGACCACGCTTGGGTCGGATTGCGCCATGAGGGAGGCCTCGAGGCGGATCTGATCCAGGCCCTCCCTCAGGAAATCGTCCGGGCCGTAGACCGTCACGGCCCGGCTCAACGTGCAGTCCTCCTCGCAGATGTTTCCTTCGACGTTCACCAGGATGGATACGCATTCCGGATTCCGCTCGGCCAGGATCTGTCCGAGAACTCCGCCCATGGAATGGCCGACGACCGCCACGGGGCCTTTGCCCCGGGACCTCAGCCAGGCCGCGAGAAAGTCCGCCAGAGCATCGAGTCCGGCAGGATCCCCCGTCAAGGGCGACCGGCCGTAGCCGGGAAGGTCGGGAACGAGGAGCCGGAACCGGCCGAGGGCGGGGTGCCCCACGAGGACCTCGAAGGTCTCGCCCCAGTCCCCCAGGCCATGGATGAAGAGGATCTCCCCCCGGGCTCCCCGAGAGGGCCCGTACCGGCGGACGAACATCCCAGCCTCTACGGACTCTCGGCGCTTCATGCGGACCTCCCGCCGGTCCCCCAAGCCCCCGAGTCGAGCCTCATCCTCCTGAACATAGGTTGGACCCCGCATCATTTCCACCCTCCGGCCCTCCCCGGGGCCTGTTCGGTGGGGCCGGGCTTTGGTAAAGTAACCTCGAAGCGGCGAACGGGCG containing:
- a CDS encoding alpha/beta hydrolase, with the translated sequence MKRRESVEAGMFVRRYGPSRGARGEILFIHGLGDWGETFEVLVGHPALGRFRLLVPDLPGYGRSPLTGDPAGLDALADFLAAWLRSRGKGPVAVVGHSMGGVLGQILAERNPECVSILVNVEGNICEEDCTLSRAVTVYGPDDFLREGLDQIRLEASLMAQSDPSVVVFARGLRLCDPRAFYLHAREIVELSRRNDLARRMAALPLPACFLAASPKGASPRAIALLRSAGARLVIMEDCGHCPFHDRPDEFGTLLGEILEAAGQ
- the purB gene encoding adenylosuccinate lyase; the protein is MIPRYTRPTMAAHWSDQNRFATWLKVELAALSAQAQMGLVPREAADEIARRARFDVRRIDEIEARVKHDVIAFTTSVSESIGDLSRYFHYGLTSSDVVDTALAIMTRDALDLILEEVDNFREVLKRRALEFKDRIVVGRTHGIHAEPTTLGLKFALWYAEMGRNRRRLKAARETIAVGKLSGAVGTFAHLSPAVEELVCRKLQLKPDPISTQVIQRDRHAEVLSALALCGATLEKIATEVRHLQRTEVREVEEPFSEGQKGSSAMPHKRNPVGCENVTGLARLLRAYLVPAFEDVALWHERDISHSSAERVILPDATTLLDYMLHRMGQILVGLHTYPEAMEANLNKTRGLLYSQKVLLALTRAGLSREDAYARVQDCAMRTWKGEGDFLDLLVAEPEVAARISREELSKAFDPRPFLAHVDEIFERVFE